A portion of the Homalodisca vitripennis isolate AUS2020 chromosome 2, UT_GWSS_2.1, whole genome shotgun sequence genome contains these proteins:
- the LOC124355875 gene encoding uncharacterized protein LOC124355875, whose product MSLLPDVAVCLVCMKEVLDTEKGIQCEKECGRWFHSHCMNVTDTEYRKLATDNKVKWFCNRVDCTKPNQHPLNQMFSRFYVVASQMALVLTKLDNLKDVPANIGTIKDELASVNEKLNNFEPRIADIEKRVETLEDHLKDLQTGNESRVGIESVLEEMSDRSRRSRNIIIHDLPESSSKTLAVRVEHDNQLIAVLISKFCASKDMTFKSIRIGKPSAVKPRPLKVALNSCNDVTDFARHFDQSSLDGLDSRLSGISFSRDRTPQERKHLSNLRAELRRREDAETNLNSDIHSSELGLDDFKVYRHDRSSQSSYKESGGGVLVATSTYLGSNVIHTSVEDIECIFLSVKANKLDLPILIGGVYIPPQQPAVTFSRYCNAVDEVFSDGTTFCHSLLLGDFNLPDVDWARLDPLASNGAASYIIEIAATYSLTQINAVLNLRGVLLDLIFGSDPSVLVTAALDHLLPIEPAHPAICCEIPSPQMTVDDQRVVYNFIKCNVGEIARRLHYLLGTVQCDLPDVSDFFNDLLDKIRSIVIENTPTRKVGKSRFPIWFTAELKRMTILKKTAHKRYKVTNRLTDYEEFRHVRALCKDLSSECYRGYIAHVNGSIPRNIKSFWSFVNGTLGSHRTSSDSYTLGDRMASTPLTVCDLFADHFSSVYSASNVTVPPYSFDLHTNLSSCGFEVDEVKRKLDLLDPYKGTGPDDIPPLILKRCSDILAPQLTVMFNKFLLEGAFPDRLKSSFVVPIHKSSNIEDVRNYRPVVIQPALGKLFESLVLDRIGFSFRHILTSAQHGFAAGRSTTTNLALYESFIIAAFGDGMQVDTGYIDFSKAFDTVSHPHLLAKLNAYGITGNLLQWFQSYLADRSLSVKFLGATSRPFYATSGVPQGSHLGPFLFTVFLNDLVDVINVRCLLFADDIKVFCPISSIEDCHLLQRNFRRIEEWCLLNGMRLNAEKCAIVTFHRNSKPLMFDYCLSNTTLCRKSHIRDLGIGLSSDLSPELHIDIITGKAAKMLGFIIRTSRSGLSVEAMKIAYTALVRSVLEYGCVVWCPYQLGHIQRLQSIQDRFVRIIGTKLGYNYSEVPLELVADQLGLAPLYARRRLHDLVFLQKILTGDIDCSELLHLINLRVPGRTRSLDIFCVQHCSTNYEFHSVIPRLHRLDIIFSLLLQQLTVQRYSHIPDSPDVSAVSVSL is encoded by the exons ATGTCTTTATTGCCTGATGTGGCTGTCTGTTTGGTTTGTATGAAGGAAGTATTAGACACTGAGAAAGGGATTCAGTGTGAGAAGGAATGTGGTAGATGGTTTCACTCCCATTGCATGAATGTGACTGATACGGAGTATCGCAAGTTGGCCACTGATAATAAAgttaaatggttttgtaataGGGTGGACTGTACCAAGCCAAACCAGCATCCGCTCAACCAAATGTTTTCTCGGTTTTATGTGGTCGCTTCGCAAATGGCACTTGTTTTGACCAAATTGGATAACTTAAAGGATGTTCCTGCGAACATTGGCACCATTAAGGATGAACTTGCTTCAGTTAACGAAAAGTTAAACAATTTCGAGCCCCGCATTGCTGATATTGAGAAACGTGTGGAGACACTTGAGGACCATTTGAAGGATTTACAGACTGGCAATGAGTCCCGGGTTGGGATTGAGTCTGTGTTGGAGGAGATGTCTGATAGATCTCGTCGGTCCAGAAACATTATCATACATGATTTACCTGAAAGCAGTAGTAAAACGTTGGCTGTAAGAGTTGAGCACGACAATCAGCTTATTGCCGTCTTGATAAGCAAATTTTGTGCTAGCAAGGATATGACTTTTAAGTCTATCCGTATAGGAAAACCATCTGCTGTAAAGCCCAGACCTCTGAAAGTAGCATTAAATAGTTGCAATGATGTCACCGACTTTGCCAGACACTTTGATCAATCTTCATTAGACGGCCTGGATTCTCGTCTCTCTGGAATTAGTTTCTCCCGGGACAGAACCCCTCAGGAAAGAAAGCATCTCTCTAATCTTAGGGCTGAGTTGAGGAGAAGAGAGGACGCTG AGACAAACTTAAATTCTGATATTCATAGCTCCGAATTGGGTCTTGATGATTTTAAAGTGTATCGCCACGACAGATCTTCTCAGTCTAGTTATAAAGAAAGTGGAGGTGGGGTTCTAGTGGCCACCAGTACATATCTGGGATCTAATGTTATACATACTTCTGTAGAAGATATTGAATGCATCTTTTTGTCTGTTAAGGCCAATAAGTTAGATTTACCTATACTGATTGGAGGAGTCTATATTCCACCACAACAGCCCGCTGTCACCTTCTCCCGCTACTGCAATGCAGTCGATGAAGTTTTTTCAGATGGTACTACTTTTTGCCACAGTTTGTTGCTGGGGGACTTCAACTTGCCGGATGTGGATTGGGCTCGACTTGATCCTCTCGCTTCTAATGGAgctgcttcctatattattgaaattgCAGCCACTTATAGTTTAACCCAGATAAATGCTGTGCTCAATCTGCGCGGGGTGTTGTTGGATCTCATATTTGGCTCTGACCCCTCTGTTTTGGTTACTGCTGCCCTTGATCATCTATTGCCTATTGAACCTGCTCACCCGGCTATTTGTTGTGAAATACCTTCTCCCCAAATGACTGTCGATGACCAACGTGTAgtctacaattttattaaatgtaatgtggGTGAAATTGCTAGAAGATTGCATTATTTACTTGGAACTGTTCAATGTGACCTGCCTGATGTTTCTGATTTCTTCAATGATCTGTTGGACAAGATTCGGAGTATTGTGATTGAAAACACACCTACTAGGAAAGTTGGCAAATCAAGGTTTCCCATTTGGTTCACGGCTGAGTTGAAGAGGATGACAATTCTTAAGAAGACTGCTCACAAGCGATACAAGGTCACTAATCGACTTACAGATTACGAGGAATTTAGGCATGTCCGCGCTCTCTGCAAGGACCTCAGCTCTGAATGTTATAGGGGTTATATTGCACATGTAAATGGTTCAATTCCCAGGAACATTAAGTCCTTTTGGAGCTTTGTCAATGGAACTTTGGGAAGTCATCGGACATCATCTGACTCATATACCCTTGGAGATCGTATGGCTTCAACTCCACTTACAGTTTGTGATCTTTTTGCCGACCATTTTTCTTCCGTATACTCTGCTTCAAATGTGACTGTGCCACCATATAGTTTTGATctacatacaaatttatcttCTTGTGGGTTTGAAGTTGATGAAGTTAAACGAAAGCTTGATTTACTGGATCCCTACAAGGGTACTGGCCCTGATGATATACCTCCTCTAATTCTCAAGAGATGCAGTGATATTCTTGCTCCCCAGCTAACCGTtatgtttaataagtttctaCTCGAAGGTGCTTTTCCGGATAGACTCAAGTCCAGCTTTGTGGTTCCTATACACAAGTCCTCAAATATCGAGGATGTCCGAAACTATCGCCCAGTTGTCATACAGCCTGCACTTGGGAAGCTGTTTGAATCACTTGTACTGGATCGCATTGGATTTTCCTTTCGCCACATTCTTACATCTGCGCAGCATGGTTTTGCAGCCGGAAGATCAACTACTACTAACCTTGCATTGTATGAAAGCTTTATCATCGCAGCTTTTGGAGATGGAATGCAGGTTGACACCGGTTATATTGACTTCTCCAAGGCGTTCGACACTGTGAGTCATCCGCATCTTCTCGCCAAACTTAACGCTTATGGTATCACTGGCAATCTTCTACAATGGTTTCAATCATACCTGGCAGACCGTAGTCTTTCTGTGAAGTTTTTGGGTGCCACTTCTCGGCCTTTTTATGCTACATCGGGGGTGCCTCAGGGATCTCATCTGGGCCCATTCTTGTTTACTGTATTTCTCAATGACTTGGTGGATGTTATCAACGTAAGGTGCTTACTTTTCgctgatgatattaaggttttttGTCCTATTTCATCCATTGAGGATTGCCATCTGTTACAACGTAACTTTAGGAGAATCGAGGAGTGGTGCCTACTCAACGGAATGAGACTGAATGCCGAGAAGTGTGCTATTGTAACATTTCACAGGAACTCCAAGCCTTTGATGTTTGATTACTGTCTAAGCAACACCACACTTTGCCGTAAGTCTCACATTAGAGACCTTGGAATTGGGTTGTCTTCGGATCTAAGCCCTGAGTTACACATAGACATAATCACCGGGAAGGCTGCTAAGATGTTGGGGTTTATCATAAGGACTTCTAGAAGCGGTCTTAGTGTTGAGGCGATGAAGATAGCATACACAGCGCTAGTTAGATCTGTGTTGGAGTACGGCTGTGTTGTGTGGTGTCCCTACCAACTTGGACATATTCAGCGACTGCAGAGCATACAAGATCGCTTTGTTAGGATAATTGGTACCAAGCTGGGATACAACTACAGTGAAGTTCCCTTGGAGTTGGTAGCGGATCAATTGGGGCTGGCTCCATTATATGCGAGAAGGAGACTGCATGACCTGGTGTTTCTACAGAAGATCCTCACTGGAGATATCGATTGCTCGGAGTTACTCCACCTCATCAATCTCAGAGTACCTGGTAGAACTCGCTCTCTGGACATCTTCTGTGTACAGCATTGCTCCACCAACTATGAATTTCACAGTGTCATCCCCAGATTACACCGGCTTG atattatCTTCAGTCTACTATTACAACAGTTAACTGTACAGCGGTATTCCCACATACCAGACTCCCCAGATGTGTCAGCAGTTTCTGTGTCTCTCTGA